A genomic stretch from Setaria viridis chromosome 1, Setaria_viridis_v4.0, whole genome shotgun sequence includes:
- the LOC117839311 gene encoding protein DCL, chloroplastic, whose translation MHFPSPRAHAMAAPAVARPRILHCAHLASTSCVLVLLGRGRGRGHGRAVAAVRAREQGAAPADPAAILRRPDVATTTSAEEEERERESDAGSSLDGLVEDEEAPEEEGIQGRRKAPEREWVDWEDLILEDTVPLVGFVRMILHSGKYESGDRLSPEHEKAILERLLPYHPQYEKKIGCGIDYITVGLHPEFENSRCLFIVRKDGERVDFSFWKCVKGLIRQKYPMYADSFILRHFRRRQDY comes from the exons ATGCACTTCCCCTCGCCGCGCGCGCACGCCATGGCCGCGCCGGCCGTGGCCCGCCCCCGTATCCTCCACTGCGCTCACCTCGCCTCGACCTCCTGCGTGCTGGTCCTCCTgggccgggggcgcgggcgcgggcacggccgcgcggtggcggcggtgagggcTCGCGAGCaaggcgcggcgccggccgacCCGGCGGCCATCCTGCGGCGGCCAGATgtggcgacgacgacgtcggcggaggaggaggagagggagagggagagcgacGCGGGCTCTTCGTTGgatggcctggtggaggacgaggaggcgccCGAGGAGGAAGGAATTCAGGGCAGGAGGAAGGCGCCGGAGAGGGAGTGGGTCGACTGGGAGGACCTTATCCTCGAGGACACCGTGCCGCTCGTTGGATTCGTCCGGATGATCCTCCACTCCGGCAA GTATGAAAGCGGTGATCGATTGAGTCCTGAACATGAAAAAGCGATTCTGGAAAGGTTGCTTCCGTACCATCCACAATATGAGAAGAAAATTGGATGCGGTATTGACTACATCACG GTAGGATTGCATCCGGAATTCGAAAACTCAAGGTGTTTATTCATAGTTAGGAAGGATGGTGAGCGAGTTGATTTTTCGTTCTGGAAGTGCGTCAAAGGTCTCATCCGACAAAAGTACCCCATGTATGCCGACAGTTTCATTCTCAGGCATTTCCGCAGGAGACAAGATTACTGA